A single Pseudomonas sp. MM223 DNA region contains:
- the lolB gene encoding Outer-membrane lipoprotein LolB (*Name lolB), translating to MFLRHCITFTLIALLAGCAGFGSREALQGHGDPQQWRAHKEQLSSLDGWQINGKVGIRAPRDSGSGTLFWLQRQDYYDIRLAGPLGRGAARLTGRPGGVVLEVANQGRFEATSPEALLEEQLGWQLPVSHLVWWVRGLPAPDSKSKLTLDGDSRLASLDQDGWQVQYLSYTEQNGYWLPERLKLHGKDLDVTLVVKDWQPRQLGH from the coding sequence ATGTTCCTGCGCCATTGCATCACCTTCACCCTGATTGCCCTTCTGGCCGGCTGTGCCGGCTTTGGTAGCCGCGAGGCCCTGCAAGGTCACGGCGACCCACAACAGTGGCGGGCACATAAAGAGCAGTTGAGCAGCCTTGATGGCTGGCAGATCAACGGCAAAGTCGGGATCCGCGCCCCTCGCGACTCCGGCAGTGGCACACTGTTCTGGCTGCAGCGCCAGGACTACTACGACATTCGCCTGGCCGGCCCGCTCGGCCGTGGCGCCGCACGCCTCACCGGCCGCCCCGGCGGCGTGGTGCTGGAAGTGGCCAACCAGGGCCGCTTCGAAGCCACCAGCCCGGAAGCCCTGCTGGAAGAGCAGCTTGGCTGGCAGCTGCCGGTGTCGCATTTGGTCTGGTGGGTCCGTGGCCTGCCTGCTCCCGACAGCAAGAGCAAGCTGACCCTGGACGGCGACAGCCGCCTGGCCAGCCTCGATCAGGATGGTTGGCAAGTGCAGTACCTGAGCTACACCGAGCAAAACGGCTACTGGTTGCCCGAGCGGCTGAAACTGCACGGCAAGGACCTGGACGTGACCCTGGTGGTCAAGGACTGGCAGCCACGCCAGCTGGGGCACTGA
- the bepA_1 gene encoding Beta-barrel assembly-enhancing protease (*Name bepA_1): protein MNKPYALLLAFALLQGCQSLAPQKAEPPVAEAGKDEAQKPVVYGSFKQDTLYSLLVAELAGQRNRFDIALANYTDQAAKTQDPAVSERAYRIAEYLGADEPSLDNALVWARNDPQNLDAQRAAAIQLARAGRYDDSMAYMEKVLQGQGDTHFDFLALSAAETDQSTRDGLLQSFERLLVKYPENGQLIFGKALLLNQDGKAEEALELLESHPAQNGEIAPILLRARLLQALDRGPEALPLLRGAIRDNPDDKRLRLTYARTLVEQDRIADAKGEFLSLVQQYPDDDELRYSLALVCLENKDWDEAEGYLQELVERDSNVDAAHLNLGRIREERHDPAGALREYALVGPGPDYLPAQLRQADILIANGRGTEASRLLAEAREAQPDYAIQLFLIESESYSNNNKDAQASQVLQQAIQRYPDDLNLLYTRAMLAEKRDDLVQLEKDLRAIIAREPENAMALNALGYTLADRTTRYSEAKALIDKAHQLTPDDPAVLDSLGWVNYRLGNLDEAETYLRQAFANFPDHEVAAHLGEVLWANGKRREARQVWAKGFEAQADSPILRKTILRLTGSETL from the coding sequence ATGAACAAACCATACGCATTGCTACTTGCCTTCGCCCTGCTCCAGGGCTGCCAGAGCCTGGCCCCGCAAAAGGCCGAGCCTCCCGTCGCCGAAGCCGGCAAGGACGAGGCCCAGAAGCCCGTGGTGTATGGCTCGTTCAAGCAGGACACACTCTATAGCCTGTTGGTGGCGGAGCTGGCCGGCCAGCGCAACCGCTTCGACATCGCCCTGGCCAACTACACCGACCAGGCAGCAAAAACCCAGGACCCCGCGGTTTCCGAGCGCGCCTACCGCATTGCCGAATACCTCGGTGCCGACGAGCCGTCACTGGACAACGCGCTGGTCTGGGCCCGCAACGACCCGCAAAACCTCGACGCCCAGCGCGCCGCCGCCATTCAGCTGGCCCGCGCCGGCCGCTATGACGACTCCATGGCCTACATGGAAAAGGTGCTGCAGGGCCAGGGCGACACCCACTTCGACTTCCTCGCCCTGTCCGCCGCTGAAACCGACCAGAGCACCCGCGACGGCCTGCTGCAAAGCTTCGAACGCCTGCTGGTGAAATACCCCGAAAACGGCCAGCTGATTTTCGGCAAGGCCCTGTTGCTTAACCAGGACGGCAAAGCCGAAGAAGCCCTGGAACTGCTTGAGTCGCACCCGGCACAAAACGGCGAAATTGCCCCGATCCTGCTGCGCGCCCGCCTGCTGCAGGCCCTGGACCGCGGCCCCGAGGCACTGCCACTGCTGCGAGGCGCAATCCGCGACAACCCGGATGACAAGCGCCTGCGCCTGACCTACGCCCGCACCCTGGTCGAGCAAGACCGCATCGCCGATGCCAAGGGCGAGTTCCTCAGCCTGGTCCAGCAATACCCCGACGATGACGAACTGCGTTACTCCCTGGCCCTGGTGTGCCTGGAGAACAAAGACTGGGATGAAGCCGAAGGCTACCTGCAGGAACTGGTCGAGCGTGACAGCAACGTCGACGCCGCGCACCTGAACCTGGGCCGCATCCGCGAGGAACGCCACGACCCGGCTGGCGCCCTGCGTGAATACGCCCTGGTTGGCCCTGGCCCCGACTACCTGCCGGCGCAACTGCGCCAGGCCGACATCCTGATTGCCAACGGCCGCGGCACCGAGGCCTCGCGCCTGCTCGCCGAGGCCCGCGAAGCCCAGCCGGACTACGCCATCCAGCTATTCCTGATCGAATCGGAAAGCTACAGCAACAACAACAAGGACGCCCAGGCAAGCCAAGTGCTGCAGCAAGCCATCCAGCGCTACCCGGACGACCTCAACCTGCTGTATACCCGCGCCATGCTGGCCGAAAAGCGTGACGACCTGGTGCAGCTGGAAAAGGACCTGCGCGCCATCATTGCCCGCGAGCCGGAAAACGCCATGGCGCTGAACGCCTTGGGCTACACCCTGGCCGACCGCACCACTCGCTACAGCGAAGCCAAGGCGCTGATCGACAAGGCCCACCAGTTGACCCCGGACGACCCGGCGGTACTCGACAGCCTGGGCTGGGTCAACTATCGCCTGGGCAACCTCGACGAGGCTGAAACCTACCTGCGCCAAGCCTTTGCCAACTTCCCCGACCACGAAGTGGCTGCCCATCTGGGCGAAGTGCTATGGGCCAACGGCAAGCGCCGCGAAGCCCGCCAGGTATGGGCCAAGGGCTTCGAAGCCCAGGCCGACAGCCCCATCCTGCGCAAGACCATCCTGCGCCTGACCGGATCCGAGACCCTTTAA
- a CDS encoding IS1182 family transposase ISPmo1: MKRFIQGEHRGQSTLLPESLDDYVSDTNPVRVVDVFVDELNLATLGFDGVIPAETGRPAYHPAILLKIYIYGYLNRIQSSRRLEREAQRNVELMWLTGRLMPDFKTIANFRKDNSKAIRGACRQFVVLCQQLGLFSENLVAIDGSKFKAVNNRDRNFTSAKLKRRMEEIESSINRYLTSLDAADRQLPSAAEPDATRLEEKIAKLKAQMKALQVIESQLNDSPDKQISLTDPDARSMMTRGNGIVGYNVQTAVDTQHHLIVAHEVTNVGSDRDQLSSMAKQAREAIGSETLSVVADRGYFKSEEILACHNAKITAYLPKPMTSGAKADGRFNKDAFVFNAAKNEYVCPAGEALIWRFSSVEKGLNMHCYWSSNCQSCALKTQCTPSKQRRVRRWEHEAVLDEMQIRLNHAPDMMRIRKRTVEHPFGTLKQWMGSTHFLTRRLVGVSAEMSLNVLAYNMKRVMKIIGTESLLKALAA; encoded by the coding sequence ATGAAACGGTTTATCCAGGGTGAGCACCGAGGGCAAAGCACCTTACTTCCCGAGAGCCTCGACGACTACGTCAGCGATACCAACCCGGTACGGGTGGTTGATGTCTTCGTCGATGAACTCAACTTGGCCACGCTGGGTTTTGATGGCGTCATTCCAGCCGAAACCGGCAGACCGGCATACCACCCTGCGATCCTCCTGAAGATCTATATCTACGGCTATCTGAACCGCATCCAATCGAGCCGACGCCTTGAGCGAGAAGCTCAGCGCAATGTCGAGCTGATGTGGTTAACCGGGCGCTTGATGCCCGACTTCAAAACCATCGCCAACTTCCGAAAAGACAACAGCAAAGCTATTCGCGGCGCGTGCCGCCAGTTCGTTGTGCTGTGCCAGCAGTTGGGGCTGTTTAGCGAAAACCTGGTGGCCATCGACGGGAGCAAATTCAAGGCAGTGAACAACCGCGACCGCAATTTCACCAGCGCCAAACTAAAGCGGCGAATGGAGGAAATCGAGTCGAGCATCAACCGTTACCTGACCTCCCTTGATGCAGCTGATCGGCAATTGCCAAGCGCCGCTGAGCCAGATGCTACGCGCCTGGAAGAGAAAATCGCCAAGCTCAAAGCTCAGATGAAAGCGCTTCAGGTGATCGAATCTCAACTCAACGACTCTCCAGACAAACAGATTTCACTGACCGACCCCGATGCCCGCTCGATGATGACGCGTGGCAATGGCATTGTCGGCTACAACGTACAGACGGCGGTCGATACCCAGCACCATTTGATCGTTGCTCACGAGGTCACGAACGTTGGCTCTGACCGCGACCAACTCAGCTCGATGGCGAAGCAGGCTCGGGAAGCCATTGGTTCAGAAACGCTGTCGGTAGTGGCTGATCGGGGCTACTTCAAAAGCGAGGAAATCCTGGCCTGCCATAATGCAAAAATTACCGCTTATTTACCCAAGCCGATGACTTCAGGAGCTAAAGCGGACGGGCGTTTCAACAAAGATGCCTTCGTTTTTAACGCAGCCAAAAATGAATACGTTTGCCCAGCTGGTGAGGCATTGATTTGGCGTTTCTCTAGCGTCGAGAAAGGCCTGAACATGCACTGCTACTGGAGTTCGAACTGCCAGAGCTGCGCCCTGAAAACTCAGTGCACGCCGAGCAAGCAGCGACGAGTGCGGCGTTGGGAGCATGAAGCAGTGCTAGATGAAATGCAGATCCGGCTGAACCACGCGCCGGACATGATGCGAATCCGAAAACGCACTGTTGAGCATCCCTTCGGGACGCTCAAGCAATGGATGGGATCCACGCATTTTCTTACACGTAGGCTGGTCGGCGTCAGCGCGGAGATGAGCCTCAATGTGCTCGCCTACAACATGAAGCGAGTCATGAAAATCATCGGTACGGAAAGCTTGCTGAAGGCGCTGGCGGCATAA
- the ispE gene encoding 4-diphosphocytidyl-2-C-methyl-D-erythritol kinase (*Name ispE) codes for MRTLTLPAPAKLNLWLHIIGRRADGYHELETVFQFLDHGDELSFTVRDDGVIRLHTEIEAVPHDSNLIVRAARKLQEQSGSPLGADIWLTKVLPMGGGIGGGSSDAATTLLALAHLWQLDWDEDRLATLGLSLGADVPVFVRGHAAFAQGVGEQLTPVNPQEPWYVVLVPQVSVSTVEIFSHPQLTRDSLPLNMRPVPEGNSRNDCQPVVEQSYPEVRNALNSLGKFTEARLTGTGSCVFGAFPSKAEADKVLALLSATQTGFVAKGSNISMLHRKLQSLVKKSSA; via the coding sequence ATGCGTACGCTCACCCTGCCCGCCCCGGCCAAGCTCAACCTGTGGCTGCATATCATCGGCCGCCGCGCGGATGGTTATCACGAGCTGGAAACCGTGTTCCAGTTTCTCGACCATGGCGACGAACTGAGTTTCACCGTACGTGACGATGGCGTGATCCGCCTGCACACCGAGATCGAAGCCGTACCGCACGACAGCAACCTGATTGTGCGTGCCGCGCGCAAACTGCAGGAACAGTCCGGCAGCCCGCTGGGCGCAGACATCTGGCTGACCAAGGTGCTGCCCATGGGTGGCGGTATTGGCGGCGGCAGTTCGGACGCCGCCACCACCCTGCTGGCCCTCGCCCACCTGTGGCAACTGGACTGGGACGAAGACCGCCTGGCCACACTGGGCCTGAGCCTGGGCGCCGACGTACCGGTATTCGTGCGCGGCCATGCAGCGTTTGCCCAGGGCGTGGGCGAGCAACTGACCCCGGTCAACCCGCAAGAGCCTTGGTATGTTGTGCTGGTGCCGCAAGTGTCTGTCAGCACAGTAGAAATTTTTTCACATCCACAGTTGACACGTGATTCCCTCCCCCTTAATATGCGCCCCGTTCCCGAGGGAAACAGTCGAAATGACTGCCAACCGGTGGTAGAGCAGAGTTATCCAGAAGTTCGCAATGCGTTGAATTCACTGGGTAAATTCACTGAGGCTCGACTAACCGGCACTGGAAGTTGTGTGTTTGGGGCCTTCCCAAGCAAAGCCGAAGCTGATAAAGTTCTGGCCCTTCTTTCAGCGACCCAAACAGGGTTTGTGGCGAAAGGAAGCAATATTTCGATGTTGCATCGCAAGCTGCAAAGTCTGGTCAAGAAGTCGAGCGCATAA
- the pth gene encoding Peptidyl-tRNA hydrolase (*Name pth), protein MTAIQLIVGLGNPGPEYEQTRHNAGALFVERIASAQRVSLTADKKYFGLTAKFSHQGNDVRLLIPTTYMNRSGQSVAALANFFRIKPEAILVAHDELDLPPGVAKLKRGGGHGGHNGLRDIIAQLGNQNDFHRLRLGIGHPGDAKLVSNFVLGRAPRAEQEKLDASIDFALGVLPDVLAGDFAKAMRELHSQKA, encoded by the coding sequence GTGACCGCCATCCAGTTGATCGTTGGCCTGGGTAACCCCGGCCCCGAATACGAACAGACCCGGCATAACGCAGGGGCTCTTTTCGTTGAACGCATTGCCAGCGCCCAGCGAGTTTCGCTTACCGCTGACAAAAAGTATTTCGGCCTGACGGCTAAGTTCAGCCATCAGGGCAACGACGTTCGTTTGTTGATCCCCACCACCTACATGAACCGCAGCGGCCAGTCCGTGGCGGCCTTGGCCAATTTCTTCCGCATCAAGCCGGAAGCGATCCTGGTGGCACACGACGAACTCGACCTGCCTCCGGGCGTTGCCAAGCTAAAGCGCGGCGGCGGCCATGGTGGGCACAACGGCCTGCGCGACATCATTGCGCAGCTCGGCAACCAGAACGACTTCCACCGCCTGCGGCTTGGCATTGGCCACCCGGGCGACGCCAAACTGGTCTCCAACTTCGTCCTGGGCCGCGCGCCGCGCGCCGAGCAGGAGAAGCTCGACGCCAGCATCGATTTTGCCCTCGGCGTGCTGCCGGACGTGCTTGCCGGCGACTTTGCCAAGGCGATGCGCGAGCTGCACAGCCAAAAGGCCTGA
- the rplY gene encoding 50S ribosomal protein L25 (*Name rplY), which translates to MTDFILNAQARTDLGKGASRRLRHALSIPAVVYGGDKEAQSLTILAKEITKLFEDEAAFSHVIELNVDGVKQNVIIKAMQRHPAKQFIMHADFVRVVAGQKLTAVVPVHFINEEAPVKKGGEISHVESQIEVSCEAKDLPEFIEVDLANAEVGTIIHLSDLKAPKGVEFVALAHGDDKAVANVHAPRVAPEAEGAAE; encoded by the coding sequence ATGACTGATTTTATTCTGAACGCCCAAGCGCGTACTGACCTGGGGAAAGGTGCGAGCCGCCGCCTGCGTCATGCGCTGAGCATCCCTGCCGTTGTCTACGGTGGCGATAAAGAAGCTCAATCCCTGACCATCCTGGCCAAGGAAATCACCAAACTGTTCGAAGACGAAGCTGCCTTCAGCCACGTTATCGAGCTGAACGTTGACGGTGTTAAGCAGAACGTCATCATCAAGGCCATGCAGCGCCACCCAGCCAAGCAGTTCATCATGCACGCCGACTTCGTTCGCGTTGTTGCTGGCCAGAAACTGACCGCTGTTGTTCCAGTGCACTTCATCAACGAAGAAGCACCGGTCAAGAAAGGCGGCGAGATCTCGCACGTTGAATCGCAGATCGAAGTTTCCTGCGAAGCCAAAGACCTGCCTGAGTTCATCGAAGTTGACCTGGCCAACGCCGAAGTCGGCACCATCATCCACCTGTCGGACCTGAAAGCTCCGAAAGGCGTAGAGTTCGTAGCTCTGGCCCACGGTGATGACAAAGCTGTTGCCAACGTTCACGCTCCACGCGTTGCTCCAGAAGCAGAAGGCGCTGCCGAGTAA
- the intA_3 gene encoding Prophage integrase IntA (*Name intA_3) translates to MPLTDTECRTAKPKEKPYKLTDGNGLYLEVKPNGVKAWRYRFELNDGTGRKESVFAIGDYVIAPKGESPEHAEERRKGRRFTLAEARDERVKARALVIQGINPAHHRQQERVKRDHEKAITFEAVAKEWLSLKDWEEITKSRRLNMLERVVFPKIGELPIKAITPMHILEVLRAAAQDNGPSVAAEAKRSMSGVFELAISTLRASTDPVHPVRKALPANKTQHKRPLSTEEIGQLLRDVESHGGRHETLCAFQLMWLTLCRPNEAVEAQWAEFDLEKALWRIPAERMKKRKEHTVPLPRQAVEILRGLHSITGKYTHVFPHRDVRTRPMVAASFRQMLNTLGWGGKYSPHATRTTGSTRLNEMGYSADWIERQLAHTEQNAVRRTYNHAEYLSDRAMMMQRWADMLDSWKKDLG, encoded by the coding sequence ATGCCGCTTACCGATACCGAGTGCCGTACCGCCAAGCCCAAGGAAAAGCCCTACAAGCTCACAGATGGCAATGGCCTTTACCTTGAGGTGAAGCCTAACGGGGTTAAGGCATGGCGCTATCGGTTCGAGCTGAACGACGGAACCGGCAGGAAGGAAAGCGTGTTCGCGATTGGGGACTATGTAATCGCGCCCAAAGGGGAATCACCCGAGCACGCCGAAGAGCGCCGCAAAGGGCGCCGCTTCACTCTTGCAGAGGCACGCGATGAGCGCGTGAAAGCCCGTGCCCTAGTCATACAGGGCATCAATCCCGCGCACCACCGGCAACAGGAGCGGGTGAAGCGCGACCACGAGAAGGCCATTACGTTTGAAGCCGTCGCCAAAGAGTGGCTTTCACTGAAGGACTGGGAGGAGATCACCAAGTCCAGACGACTCAACATGCTTGAACGCGTCGTATTTCCCAAAATCGGTGAACTGCCGATCAAAGCCATCACCCCCATGCACATTCTTGAAGTGCTCAGAGCAGCCGCTCAAGATAATGGCCCATCTGTTGCCGCAGAGGCCAAGCGGAGCATGTCCGGAGTTTTCGAACTGGCAATTTCCACGTTGCGAGCCAGCACCGACCCGGTACACCCCGTTCGAAAAGCCCTGCCAGCCAACAAGACTCAGCACAAACGCCCTCTCTCCACCGAAGAAATTGGCCAACTGTTACGCGATGTCGAATCTCACGGCGGACGCCATGAGACCCTCTGCGCTTTCCAGCTCATGTGGCTGACTCTGTGCCGCCCCAATGAAGCTGTAGAGGCTCAGTGGGCAGAATTTGACCTGGAGAAGGCGCTTTGGCGCATTCCCGCCGAGCGGATGAAAAAGCGCAAAGAGCACACGGTGCCACTGCCGCGACAGGCAGTCGAAATACTGCGAGGCCTGCATTCCATCACAGGAAAATACACCCACGTATTTCCTCACCGCGACGTACGCACCCGCCCAATGGTTGCGGCCTCATTCCGCCAGATGCTCAACACCCTTGGCTGGGGAGGTAAATACAGCCCGCATGCCACGAGGACAACGGGCAGCACCAGACTCAATGAGATGGGCTATTCAGCAGACTGGATCGAAAGACAGCTCGCCCATACCGAGCAAAACGCTGTCCGCCGCACCTACAACCATGCCGAGTATTTGAGTGATCGAGCCATGATGATGCAGAGATGGGCGGACATGCTGGACAGCTGGAAAAAGGACTTAGGCTGA
- the prs gene encoding Ribose-phosphate pyrophosphokinase (*Name prs), with protein MMVFTGNANPDLARRVVRQLHIPLGDVSVGKFSDGEISTEINENVRGKDVFIIQPTCAPTNDNLMELVVMADAFRRSSASRITAVIPYFGYARQDRRPRSARVAISAKVVADMLTVVGIDRVLTVDLHADQIQGFFDIPVDNIYGSPVLVDDIEDQRFENLMIVSPDIGGVVRARAVAKSLGVDLGIIDKRREKANHSEVMHIIGDVEGRTCILVDDMVDTAGTLCHAAKALKEHGAAKVYAYCTHPVLSGRAIENIEKSVLDELVVTNTVPLSAAAQACDRIRQLDIAPVVAEAVRRISNEESISAMFR; from the coding sequence ATGATGGTCTTTACGGGGAACGCTAACCCCGATCTGGCTCGGCGTGTCGTACGTCAGCTGCATATCCCTCTCGGTGACGTCTCTGTCGGTAAGTTCTCCGACGGCGAGATCAGCACTGAGATCAATGAAAATGTCCGCGGTAAAGACGTTTTTATTATTCAGCCGACCTGTGCCCCGACCAACGATAACCTGATGGAACTGGTAGTGATGGCCGATGCCTTCCGCCGCTCCTCAGCATCCCGAATCACCGCCGTGATTCCTTACTTCGGATATGCCCGCCAGGACCGCCGTCCGCGTTCGGCACGTGTAGCCATCAGCGCCAAAGTTGTCGCTGACATGCTCACTGTCGTAGGTATCGACCGTGTTCTCACCGTCGACCTGCACGCTGACCAGATCCAAGGCTTCTTCGATATCCCCGTCGACAACATCTACGGCTCGCCCGTACTTGTCGATGACATCGAAGACCAGCGTTTCGAGAACCTGATGATCGTCTCCCCGGACATTGGTGGTGTCGTGCGCGCACGTGCCGTCGCCAAGTCCCTGGGTGTCGACCTGGGTATCATCGACAAACGCCGCGAAAAGGCTAACCACTCCGAGGTTATGCACATCATCGGCGACGTCGAAGGGCGCACCTGCATCCTGGTAGACGACATGGTCGACACCGCCGGCACCCTGTGCCACGCGGCCAAAGCCCTGAAAGAACACGGCGCTGCCAAGGTTTACGCCTACTGCACGCACCCTGTCCTGTCGGGCCGTGCGATCGAGAACATCGAGAAGTCGGTACTGGACGAGCTGGTGGTGACCAACACCGTTCCGCTGTCCGCCGCTGCTCAAGCCTGTGACCGTATCCGCCAGCTGGATATCGCACCGGTTGTGGCTGAAGCGGTCCGCCGCATCAGCAACGAAGAATCGATCAGCGCGATGTTCCGCTAA
- the qorA_3 gene encoding Quinone oxidoreductase 1 (*Name qorA_3) — MARIVRIHEYGDASVLKLEDLEVSAPAANEVQISVKAFGLNRAEVMFRNHAYLQEAEFPSRLGYEAAGIVTAVGSDVTEITIGDSVALIPPLDIARWGTYGELANVPAHLVVKSPENLSFEEAAASWMQYVTAWGGLIEQAKLRQGDFVIVTAASSSVGLAAFQMARMVGATSIAITRTHAKKQALLDAGAAHVIVSDEEDIVERVMTITAGQGARVVFDPVGGPSLEPLTQSMARGGILLEYGALSSEPTPFPLFTVLGKSLTLKGYLYAEIVADPEALERAKAFILQGLESGALRPIIAKTFTLSDIQDAHRFLEANQQIGKIVVTV, encoded by the coding sequence ATGGCACGCATTGTCAGAATTCATGAATACGGTGACGCCAGCGTTCTGAAGCTGGAAGATCTGGAAGTATCGGCACCAGCAGCAAACGAGGTGCAAATTAGTGTTAAAGCTTTTGGCTTGAACCGAGCCGAAGTGATGTTCCGCAATCACGCATACCTACAAGAAGCGGAGTTCCCCAGCCGCTTAGGCTACGAGGCCGCAGGCATCGTAACGGCAGTTGGGAGCGACGTAACCGAGATCACGATTGGTGACTCGGTCGCTCTGATCCCACCTCTGGATATTGCTCGCTGGGGCACCTACGGCGAGTTGGCCAATGTACCGGCCCACCTGGTGGTAAAGAGCCCTGAGAACTTGTCCTTTGAAGAGGCTGCGGCGTCTTGGATGCAGTACGTCACCGCCTGGGGGGGATTGATTGAACAGGCGAAGCTACGTCAGGGCGATTTTGTCATCGTTACCGCCGCGTCAAGCAGTGTTGGCTTGGCCGCCTTCCAAATGGCTCGTATGGTCGGCGCCACATCGATTGCGATCACTCGAACTCACGCGAAGAAGCAAGCCCTACTTGATGCAGGCGCTGCGCATGTCATCGTCAGCGATGAAGAGGATATCGTCGAGCGTGTTATGACGATAACTGCCGGTCAAGGCGCTCGCGTTGTATTCGATCCTGTAGGCGGGCCGTCCTTGGAACCTCTCACGCAGAGCATGGCGCGGGGCGGAATTTTGCTGGAGTACGGCGCACTTAGCTCTGAACCGACACCATTCCCACTGTTTACCGTGCTGGGCAAAAGCCTGACTTTGAAGGGCTATCTCTACGCAGAGATTGTGGCCGACCCTGAAGCCCTGGAGAGAGCAAAGGCTTTTATTCTGCAAGGGTTGGAGTCCGGTGCGTTGCGCCCGATCATCGCCAAGACATTCACACTTAGCGACATCCAGGATGCCCATCGTTTCCTTGAAGCCAATCAGCAGATCGGCAAGATCGTGGTAACTGTCTGA
- the ychF gene encoding Ribosome-binding ATPase YchF (*Name ychF): protein MGFNCGIVGLPNVGKSTLFNALTKSGIAAENFPFCTIEPNSGIVPMPDARLAALAEIVKPNRILPTTMEFVDIAGLVAGASKGEGLGNKFLANIRETDAIAHVVRCFEDENVIHVSNSVDPKRDIEIIDLELIFADLDSCEKQLQKVARNAKGGDKEALAQKAILEKLIPHFTEGKPARSLMKNMADDEKAVIRGFHLLTSKPVMYIANVAEDGFDNNPHLDVVKAIAEEEGAVVVPVCNKIEAEIAELDDGEEKDMFLEALGLEEPGLNRVIRAGYELLNLQTYFTAGVQEVRAWTVRVGATAPQAAGVIHTDFEKGFIRAEVVAYDDFIQFKGESGAKEAGKWRLEGKDYIVKDGDVMHFRFNV, encoded by the coding sequence ATGGGTTTCAATTGCGGCATCGTCGGCCTGCCCAACGTCGGCAAGTCCACCCTGTTCAACGCACTGACCAAGTCTGGCATCGCGGCGGAGAACTTCCCTTTCTGCACCATCGAGCCAAACAGCGGCATCGTGCCGATGCCCGATGCTCGTCTGGCTGCGCTGGCTGAAATCGTCAAGCCAAACCGCATCCTGCCGACCACCATGGAATTCGTCGACATCGCCGGCCTGGTTGCCGGTGCCTCGAAAGGCGAAGGCCTGGGCAACAAGTTCCTCGCCAACATCCGCGAGACCGACGCCATTGCCCACGTGGTGCGCTGCTTCGAAGACGAGAACGTAATCCACGTTTCCAACAGCGTCGACCCCAAGCGTGACATCGAGATCATCGACCTCGAACTGATCTTCGCCGACCTCGACAGCTGCGAAAAGCAACTGCAGAAGGTAGCCCGCAACGCCAAGGGCGGCGACAAGGAAGCCCTGGCGCAAAAGGCCATTCTGGAAAAACTGATCCCGCACTTCACCGAAGGCAAGCCTGCGCGCAGCCTGATGAAGAACATGGCTGACGACGAAAAAGCCGTCATCCGTGGCTTCCACCTGCTGACCAGCAAGCCGGTGATGTACATCGCCAACGTTGCCGAAGACGGTTTCGACAACAACCCGCACCTGGACGTGGTCAAGGCCATCGCCGAGGAAGAAGGCGCGGTCGTGGTGCCGGTATGCAACAAGATCGAAGCAGAAATCGCCGAGCTGGATGACGGTGAAGAGAAGGACATGTTCCTTGAGGCCCTGGGCCTGGAAGAGCCTGGCCTGAACCGCGTGATCCGCGCCGGTTACGAGCTGCTGAACCTGCAAACCTACTTCACTGCCGGCGTGCAGGAAGTACGCGCCTGGACCGTACGGGTCGGCGCCACTGCACCGCAGGCCGCTGGTGTAATCCACACCGACTTCGAAAAAGGCTTCATCCGCGCCGAAGTGGTGGCCTATGACGACTTCATCCAGTTCAAGGGTGAAAGCGGTGCCAAGGAAGCCGGTAAATGGCGTTTGGAAGGCAAGGATTACATCGTCAAAGACGGCGACGTGATGCACTTCCGCTTCAACGTCTAA